The following coding sequences lie in one Fusarium poae strain DAOMC 252244 chromosome 1, whole genome shotgun sequence genomic window:
- a CDS encoding hypothetical protein (BUSCO:29048at5125), whose protein sequence is MPRRCLIPHCRSGTRPIPNSPEGIWVTNAMLARAVERFHHVYPVPRRSLSSCPGPLESRRRLGKRHMTAIVPNSHPSPFPWSIELPIDLGKWKWEAPTRPQDRRHKKFGLFERFLRSLEDIDCAESPPITTTTVPQTTTLSPIEQSLAELSENLASFGHVEDGRALYKVCEPYLLMVLDMIDEKTISADDLILSLNPFDEAIKSRVPAKVLDYVLARQWISIIHCIYDNRIRPTSDVFGGHLWYQCLNTALQMTPQATTFDFLDELLRLTRQFERILLDPDDYIAVMRAHLLLEACQAQQKPSRPLSTRILRRNIYLSRMLGVTGPSNMDVYQQLSQFCLENSTDTTGRRTLAYHLLLKLATTPDLKIREFTKLVQGALDTSEWTESEVWQFAALRLMNQSQWKLRPEYLQQWSETPSILHSWAALLDSAFHRHAKKRKANLRALSFTSDACGQLGTLMKAVRLLPNHNAIVSDMVKTEEDPHHALTIWEFYNEEQTNPDKLPWYAWARHLEVIITDADLPADLIWRVAEFHPQKSLNKLNNPIRHGIVYTMDFLVEIGKLYMKRSGMTMRARLRYIEKVINFGKASRQPLPQSLVQMLAEVILKDLEMGKMGRKARLAYLVRKIEQFCGKEQAQKVAVSIDGWRWTNRNRMTQTLPLPSPSSLHQQETPRRESHSHSKDEAERDDVKSLLKLERREVQTPAMASASF, encoded by the coding sequence ATGCCTCGACGATGCCTCATCCCGCACTGTCGTTCGGGCACACGCCCAATACCAAATTCACCAGAAGGCATTTGGGTCACCAATGCTATGCTGGCTCGAGCAGTTGAGCGATTCCATCATGTCTATCCTGTCCCCCGAAGGAGTTTGAGCTCTTGTCCAGGTCCGCTTGAGAGCCGACGCCGCCTGGGCAAGCGACATATGACAGCAATTGTCCCCAATTCTCATCCTTCACCTTTTCCTTGGTCAATTGAGTTACCTATCGACCTCGGCAAATGGAAATGGGAGGCACCGACTCGACCCCAAGATCGACGGCATAAAAAGTTTGGCTTGTTTGAGCGTTTTCTCAGATCTCTGGAGGATATAGACTGTGCAGAGAGTCCACCCATCACCACTACAACAGTGCCGCAAACAACGACTCTCTCGCCCATAGAACAATCCCTCGCCGAGCTCAGCGAAAATCTTGCCTCATTTGGACacgttgaagatggaagagcATTGTACAAAGTATGCGAACCCTACCTTCTAATGGTTTTAGATATGATCGACGAGAAGACGATATCAGCAGACGATCTTATCCTCTCACTTAACCCCTTCGACGAAGCTATCAAAAGCCGTGTCCCAGCTAAAGTTCTCGACTATGTGCTCGCGAGGCAATGGATTTCAATCATTCATTGCATTTACGACAACCGAATTCGCCCTACCAGCGATGTTTTTGGTGGACATTTATGGTACCAATGCCTCAATACAGCACTCCAGATGACACCTCAGGCTACGACTTTCGACTTTCTAGATGAACTGTTAAGACTAACTCGACAGTTTGAAAGAATCCTTTTGGATCCCGACGACTACATTGCCGTTATGCGTGCCCATCTTCTCCTGGAAGCATGTCAGGCCCAGCAAAAACCTTCGCGGCCTCTGTCAACTCGAATTTTACGCCggaatatttatttatctcGGATGTTGGGTGTTACGGGTCCATCGAATATGGATGTCTATCAACAATTATCTCAGTTCTGCCTCGAGAACAGTACAGATACCACAGGGCGACGTACACTGGCGTACCACTTATTGCTCAAACTAGCCACTACCCCTGATCTCAAGATAAGGGAATTCACGAAATTGGTTCAAGGTGCCCTCGACACAAGCGAGTGGACCGAGTCAGAAGTCTGGCAATTCGCAGCTCTTCGCCTCATGAACCAGAGTCAATGGAAGTTGCGCCCAGAATATTTACAACAGTGGTCCGAAACCCCCTCAATACTTCATTCTTGGGCGGCCTTACTCGATTCTGCTTTCCACCGACACGCGAAGAAGCGCAAAGCTAACCTTAGGGCGCTTTCATTCACCAGTGACGCATGTGGTCAACTTGGTACATTAATGAAGGCAGTCCGTCTTTTGCCAAACCACAACGCGATTGTCTCTGACATGGTAAAAACGGAAGAGGATCCTCACCATGCACTCACCATCTGGGAATTCTACAATGAAGAACAGACAAATCCGGATAAATTACCCTGGTATGCATGGGCGCGTCACTTGGAGGTCATCATAACAGATGCCGATCTACCTGCCGATCTCATATGGCGGGTTGCCGAATTTCACCCCCAAAAGTCCTTGAACAAGTTGAATAATCCTATCAGGCATGGCATAGTCTATACAATGGATTTTCTCGTGGAGATAGGGAAGCTCTACATGAAGCGATCTGGTATGACAATGCGAGCGCGTCTAAGATATATCGAAAAGGTCATCAACTTCGGCAAAGCTTCCAGGCAACCCTTGCCTCAGTCTTTGGTGCAAATGCTTGCTGAGGTTATACTCAAAGATCTTGAGATGGGCAAGATGGGCCGCAAAGCACGACTTGCATACCTGGTCAGGAAGATAGAGCAGTTTTGCGGAAAAGAACAGGCACAAAAGGTTGCGGTATCAATTGATGGGTGGAGATGGACCAACAGAAATCGAATGACACAGACGCTACCATTGCCTTCTCCCAGCTCATTACATCAGCAAGAGACCCCACGCAGGGAGTCTCACAGTCACTCGAAGGATGAGGCGGAGAGAGATGATGTCAAGTCACTCCTGAAACTCGAGCGTCGAGAAGTACAAACGCCGGCTATGGCGAGTGCAAGCTTTTAG
- a CDS encoding hypothetical protein (TransMembrane:2 (i133-154o160-178i)~BUSCO:20506at5125), translating to MEPVVYEETPFADYLKDEGDESQADWAPGIITPEPESSAGRSSPSPPSSPSPFAPTVPQQQSGLRSASGKYSAAVAASIDRADNAKFLEQFRYTIIASQLLSGHSGLGQSQIGSGGPSPSSNNQNSILSTEGFIASVLAALAVAVVLSWLLGGGVSKKRLIFLLLLCAAAALLGQVYMKRQWLRYRRSQSLSEITSFVEHSHNFDSATGAALSLIQEVELVSRGYRLSAPLPPISRIEDRTQTRRCVRLRKALRHSFAEVLTSYNQVCTVVNGFAEQTDLEKYYDIYDITDFDMSDARQGLTDEDLEDPESLRTLKILAARFSTIRKLFLCALLALDADSDANDLLRWTTAVESLLSLNNSTQAAHSRLQGILSEEDNFTSPPTPMNALTPGRERWRAQLRKLGSLSTGIRGLQAKLQLLREESDRSLNDSSDISELGPNLMSQYESIGMDLKELMSAWEEGKAALALGIDRNEKRLSSMSTLLSPVSSLSGLTTVDENGGTAAALKALTGESPPSSDYAGSTEQDSPEVFEAVALPRPRSMFTREERIAKVREEREQKAIARQHVDATKGMLRELETVINLRPRTRASAPAARIPSL from the exons ATGGAGCCAGTAGTATATGAAGAGACCCCGTTTGCCGACTACCTCAAAG ATGAGGGAGACGAGTCGCAGGCCGACTGGGCGCCTGGTATAATAACACCCGAACCTGAATCTTCGGCAGGCCGTTCCAGTCCTTCGCCTCCCTCGAGCCCTTCTCCGTTCGCGCCCACTG ttcctcaacaacaatcTGGGCTTCGATCTGCAAGTGGGAAGTACTCG GCCGCGGTAGCAGCGAGTATCGATCGTGCTGATAACGCTAAATTCCTCGAACAATTCCGATACACCATCATCGCCTCGCAGCTTCTGAGTGGTCATTCTGGACTGGGACAATCACAAATTGGCAGCGGGGGACCAAGCCCGTCATCGAACAATCAAAACTCGATTTTGTCTACCGAAGGATTCATCGCATCGGTCCTTGCAGCACTGGCTGTTGCGGTGGTGTTGAGTTGGCTTCTCGGAGGTGGGGTGAGCAAGAAAAGACTCATATTTCTGCTCCTCTTGTGCGCAGCTGCAGCTCTCCTGGGCCAGGTTTACATGAAGCGCCAATGGCTGCGCTATCGAAGGTCGCAATCGCTTTCCGAAATCACCTCTTTCGTTGAGCACTCTCACAACTTCGACAGTGCGACTGGGGCGGCTCTATCTCTGATACAAGAGGTAGAGCTAGTCTCCCGAGGCTACCGACT TAGCGCTCCTCTGCCACCAATAAGCCGCATAGAAGATCGTACACAGACACGAAGATGTGTCAGGTTGCGCAAAGCTTTGAGGCACTCCTTTGCCGAAGTTCTCACGTCCTACAACCAAGTTTGCACAGTTGTCAATGGGTTTGCGGAACAAACGGATCTGGAAAAATACTACGATATATACGACATCACCGATTTCGACATGTCTGACGCCCGCCAGGGTCTCACCGATGAGGATCTGGAAGATCCCGAATCGTTAAGAACCCTCAAGATTCTCGCCGCGCGTTTCTCTACTATTCGAAAACTATTTCTTTGCGCCCTTCTAGCTCTGGATGCCGACAGCGACGCGAATGATTTACTCCGCTGGACCACAGCGGTAGAATCGCTTTTGAGCTTAAATAACTCAACTCAAGCGGCGCATTCTAGATTGCAAGGCATCCTCAGCGAGGAAGACA ATTTCACATCTCCTCCGACACCGATGAATGCTCTTACACCAGGACGGGAACGCTGGCGGGCCCAACTTCGGAAGCTCGGCTCCCTTTCAACTGGAATCAGGGGTTTGCAAGCCAAGCTGCAACTGCTTCGAGAGGAATCCGATAGAAGTTTGAACGACTCGAGTGATATTTCAGAGCTTGGTCCGAATCTCATGTCGCAATACGAGTCGATTGGCATGGATCTGAAAGAACTCATGTCAGCGTGGGAAGAGGGCAAGGCAGCTCTAGCGCTCGGTATCGATAGAAACGAAAAGAGGCTGTCGTCCATGAGTACCTTGCTATCGCCCGTAAGCTCTCTCAGCGGTCTCACGACTGTCGATGAGAACGGCGGGACGGCTGCTGCGCTCAAGGCCCTGACAGGAGAGTCTCCTCCGAGCTCCGACTATGCTGGTTCCACTGAGCAGGATTCGCCAGAAGTATTTGAAGCCGTCGCCCTACCTCGACCAAGGAGTATGTTCACCAGAGAAGAGAGGATAGCCAAGGTTCGCGAGGAACGAGAGCAAAAGGCCATTGCCCGACAACATGTCGATGCTACCAAGGGCATGCTCCGTGAACTGGAGACAGTCATCAACTTACGGCCGCGGACCCGTGCAAGTGCACCAGCAGCGCGAATTCCGTCTCTGTAG
- the PCN1 gene encoding DNA polymerase delta processivity factor, with the protein MLEARLEQASLFKKVVDAIKDLVQDCNFDCNDTGLQLQAMDNSHVALVSMMLNAESFSPFRCDRNISLGVNLTSLTKVLRAAQNEDVLTLKAEDGPDVLNLQFENVENDRVSEYDLKLMDIDQEHLGIPDTEYAATIKMPSMEFRRICTDLMAMSESVQIDASKDGVKFSCTGDIGNGSVTLRSNTNLDKPKENVEIKLDEPVSLAFSLKYLVNFCKAAGLSDYVSICLSNEVPLLVEYQISGQSHLRFYLAPKIGDDD; encoded by the exons ATGTTGGAAGCACGACTCGAACAAGCCTCCCTTTTCAAGAAGGTGGTCGATGCGATTAAGGATCTGGTCCAGGACTGCAACTTCGACTGCAATGACACAGGCCTTCAACTCCAGGCGATGGATAACTCCCACGTTGCTCTCGTCTCCATGATGCTCAACGCCGAGTCCTTCTCTCCTTTCCGCTGCGACCGCAATATATCCCTTGGTGTTAACCTCACATCTCTCACCAAAGTCCTGCGCGCTGCTCAGAACGAGGACGTCCTCACACTCAAGGCTGAGGATGGTCCTGATGTGCTGAACCTTCAGTTCGAGAACGTTGAGAACGATCGTGTCAGCGAGTACGACCTCAAGCTCATGGACATTGACCAGGAGCACTTGGGTATCCCCGATACCGAGTATGCTGCCACCATCAAGATGCCTTCCATGGAGTTCCGACGTATTTGCACAGATCTCATGGCCATGTCAGAATCAG TCCAGATTGATGCTTCCAAGGATGGTGTCAAGTTTTCATGCACCGGCGATATTGGCAATGGCTCTGTTACCCTCCGAAGCAACACCAATCTCGACAAGCCCAAGGAGAATGTAGAAATTAAGCTGGACGAGCCCGTCTCTCTTGCATTCTCCCTCAAGTACCTTGTCAACTTCTGCAAGGCTGCTGGCCTGTCTGACTATGTCAGCATCTGCCTCTCCAACGAGGTCCCTCTATTGGTGGAGTACCAGATCTCTGGTCAAAGCCACCTCCGATTCTACCTCGCTCCCAAGATTGGTGACGACGATTAG
- a CDS encoding hypothetical protein (BUSCO:35371at5125) encodes MSTVPTIPDTRVLAVASHVVSGYVGNKIAVFVLQSLGCDVAALNTVQFSNHTGYRQWKGTRVSAQEIMDLWDGLKQSYLDDFDVMLSGYIPGAEAVDTVGKIGRELKDKSKDTPGKFFWALDPVMGDNGKIYVSPEVVPAYKRLIHDADLILPNQFEAELLSEVKISDMDSLRKAIQVLHDKYKVPHVVITSVNLEAPDHPPSHLSVIGSTMTSTGQARFFKIVFPSIDCYFSGTGDMFGALMVIRMREAVFNANEVLRHTTSWLSDDSVSATDLPLARAAEKVLGSMHEVLSKTCEGMKKVVERTTGDMKAEDRENDTKVHLVKSKAAELQLVRNLDCLRTPATQYQAKAM; translated from the exons ATGTCTACTGTTCCCACGATACCGGATACGCGGGTTCTCGCGGTGGCAAGCCAT GTTGTCTCTGG TTACGTGGGTAACAAGATTGCCGTCTTTGTGTTACAGTCTCTAGGATGTGATGTCGCAGCCCTGAACACAGTCCAGTTCA GCAACCATACTGGATACAGGCAATGGAAGGGAACGAGAGTCTCAGCACAAGAGATTATGGACTTGTGGGATGGACTGAAACAGTCATATCTGGATGACTTTGACGTGATGCTTTCTGGCTATATCCCAGGCGCCGAGGCCGTCGATACCGTCGGAAAGATAGGCCGAGAGCTCAAAGACAAGTCCAAGGATACGCCAGGCAAGTTTTTCTGGGCTCTCGACCCCGTCATGGGTGACAATGGAAAGATCTACGTCTCTCCAGAAGTTGTGCCCGCTTACAAGAGACTCATACATGATGCTGATCTCATCCTCCCAAACCAATTCGAGGCCGA GTTGCTCTCAGAGGTCAAGATCAGCGACATGGACAGCCTCCGAAAGGCTATACAGGTTCTTCACGACAAGTACAAAGTTCCTCACGTCGTCATTACATCGGTCAATCTTGAGGCACCAGATCACCCCCCGTCACACCTTTCAGTGATCGGTTCCACCATGACATCCACCGGCCAAGCACGCTTTTTCAAGATCGTCTTCCCATCAATTGACTGCTACTTCAGCGGCACTGGCGATATGTTTGGCGCCCTCATGGTGATTCGTATGCGCGAGGCTGTTTTCAACGCCAACGAGGTTCTGCGCCACACGACCAGCTGGCTTAGCGACGATTCTGTGTCTGCCACTGATCTTCCGCTTGCGCGAGCGGCGGAAAAGGTCCTGGGTAGTATGCATGAGGTTCTTTCCAAGACGTGCGAGGGTATGAAGAAGGTTGTTGAGCGCACGACGGGTGATATGAAGGCCGAGGATCGGGAAAACGATACAAAGGTGCATCTCGTGAAAAGCAAGGCGGCTGAGTTGCAGCTGGTGAGAAACTTGGACTGCTTGAGGACGCCAGCAACACAGTACCAGGCGAAGGCCATGTAG
- a CDS encoding hypothetical protein (BUSCO:42439at5125): MASQAQAYTASLDQTLRELQQQVRQHEEELERLRSNELRLPESVAGQTRVVQAALKEVTESDPFLPSSDSLLPALLALRRTHQTIQESNIYLDSQRSTHEQLSRQLEADESRLKDQNLLGDALTARIQSLRDEVDASTNVTPEEGAKERLQELGAKKKNFDRDTTKLMKVLLRFIANHLAPMLAAEELGGPVVGDLMDVDGGALAAGFNAQGKLKKPKEATNKDDKRQRRIDEIWGQAAVEGSGRQNEVTAAATEMRQLTEELLNTLSEAQGDNSASYVQLSRESAAARFLVRSKIAQFHPRDAMRLRLVDFGRDLET; the protein is encoded by the exons ATGGCATCACAGGCACAGGCATACACAGCCAGTCTCGATCAAACCCTACGAGAGCTCCAGCAACAAGTCCGCCAACATGAGGAAGAGCTAGAAAGG CTTCGATCAAATGAACTGCGTCTCCCAGAGTCAGTGGCCGGTCAAACGCGGGTCGTCCAAGCAGCTCTCAAAGAGGTGACAGAGTCAGACCCCTTTCTCCCATCATCGGACTCTTTGCTACCGGCGCTGTTAGCTCTGCGTAGAACCCACCAAACGATCCAAGAGTCAAATATCTATCTTGATTCTCAGCGCTCAACTCATGAGCAGCTATCGCGGCAGCTTGAAGCTGATGAGTCGCGTCTCAAAGACCAAAACCTTCTTGGTGATGCACTAACCGCGCGAATACAATCACTGCGCGATGAAGTGGATGCAAGCACCAATGTTACTCCAGAAGAGGGCGCAAAGGAACGACTACAAGAGCTCGGAgcgaaaaagaagaactttGATAGAGATACTACCAAGCTCATGAAAGTTCTGCTTCGATTTATCGCCAATCATTTGGCGCCTATGCTGGCGGCGGAAGAGCTGGGTGGGCCAGTTGTTGGCGATCTTATGGACGTCGACGGAGGAGCTTTGGCTGCTGGGTTTAATGCTCAAGGAAAGCTTAAAAAACCAAAGGAGGCTACCAACAAAGACGACAAGAGGCAGCGCAGGATTGATGAGATCTGGGGTCAAGCGGCTGTTGAGGGATCTGGACGCCAGAATGAGGtcacagcagcagcaacagaaaTGAGGCAGCTCACAGAGGAGCTTCTCAACACTCTTTCTGAAGCTCAGGGCGATAACTCGGCATCCTACGTACAACTATCGCGTGAATCAGCGGCTGCACGATTCTTGGTAAGATCCAAAATTGCGCAGTTTCACCCAAGAGATGCGATGAGGCTCAGACTGGTCGATTTCGGACGGGATCTCGAAACTTGA
- a CDS encoding hypothetical protein (BUSCO:29316at5125) — translation MSASPTQPTQSAKRPLEEASSPSRSGDQPDAKRPALDKTKHDDDDDVEVPEAPVDIPADDHDDKVNGASKSEDDDDTAVDLASDTKASAAATVAASSSNAVTSAAAHDETSWIHVRAVISSPEAATVIGKGGENVSNIRKLSNAKCTVSDYQKGAVERILTVSGIVDAVAKAFGLIIRTLNNEPLNESSTASSKTYPLRLLIPHILIGSIIGKGGARIREIQEASGARLNASDSCLPMSSERSLVVMGVADAVHIATYYVGSTLLEQLNDRFGGPAASAYATRSGAPAGSIPGGMQVVPYSPQPSSGHYGRSENYGRHNDRRSHHMPPAPYPQQYPPHAAAQANPAIPMHYGGAQGGGAYGAAPHAQPHMPPHTGPQPHAGAPQAQPMGGAIPGGPITQQIYIPNDMVGAIIGKGGQKINEIRQMSNSVIKINEPQDNSNERLVTITGTEECNRMALYMLYSRLGEVQNRSVTN, via the exons ATGTCTGCTTCTCCCACTCAGCCCACGCAGTCGGCCAAGCGCCCCTTGGAAGAAGCCTCCTCGCCTTCGCGCTCTGGTGACCAGCCTGACGCTAAGCGACCCGCTCTCGACAAAACCAAgcacgacgacgatgacgatgtcgAGGTCCCTGAAGCTCCCGTCGACATTCCTGCGGATGACCATGACGACAAGGTCAATGGGGCCTCCAAAtctgaagacgacgacgataccGCTGTGGATCTAGCATCCGACACGAAAGCTTCGGCTGCCGCGACTGTTGCTGCCTCTTCGTCCAATGCCGTGACATCTGCTGCCGCCCACGATGAAACCTCGTGGATTCATGTTCGGGCTGTTATCTCTAGCCCCGAGGCCGCTACTGTTATTGGCAAAGGAGGCGAGAACGTCTCTAACATTAGGAAGCTGTCAAACGCCAAGTGCACTGTCAGTGACTACCAGAAGGGAGCAGTCGAACGCATCCTTACTGTCAGCGGTATAGTGGACGCTGTGGCTAAG GCTTTTGGTTTGATCATCCGAACACTGAACAACGAACCTCTCAACGAATCCTCAACTGCATCCTCGAAGACATATCCTCTGCGACTACTAATTCCGCACATTCTCATTGGTTCCATCATTGGCAAGGGTGGTGCCCGTATTCGTGAGATCCAGGAAGCTTCTGGTGCTCGGTTGAACGCGTCTGATTCCTGTCTACCTATGTCGAGCGAACGATCTCTGGTCGTTATGGGTGTTGCTGATGCTGTTCACATCGCAACATACTATGTCGGTAGCACTCTGCTCGAACAGCTGAACGATAGGTTCGGGGGTCCTGCTGCATCTGCGTACGCAACACGAAGCGGAGCCCCTGCTGGTTCAATTCCAGGAGGCATGCAGGTTGTCCCATACTCGCCTCAGCCCTCTTCAGGTCACTATGGACGAAGTGAGAACTATGGCCGCCACAACGACCGTCGCTCTCATCACATGCCACCTGCGCCTTACCCTCAACAGTACCCCCCTCATGCAGCCGCTCAAGCTAACCCTGCCATCCCTATGCATTACGGCGGTGCGCAAGGAGGAGGTGCATACGGTGCTGCTCCCCACGCTCAGCCTCACATGCCTCCCCACACAGGTCCCCAACCACACGCTGGTGCTCCTCAGGCTCAGCCCATGGGCGGCGCGATCCCTGGTGGGCCCATTACCCAGCAGATTTATATTCCGAATGATATGGTCGGTGCTATCATCGGCAAGGGTGGTCAGAAAATCAATGAGATACGACAAATGAGCAACAGCGTGATTAAGATTAACGAACCACAAGATAACAGTAACGAACGACTTGTGACTATCACGGGCACGGAGGAATGCAACCGCATGGCTCTTTACATGCTTTACTCTCGACTTGGTGAGGTTCAAAACAGATCCGTAACCAACTAA
- a CDS encoding hypothetical protein (BUSCO:45561at5125): MAAVFESLLIKFKPVLVEHAESPPASFSSVTEHLKSIPGVESVYLGRPLEKPDYWFLGIRWTSRPAYDAFVSGSAATDWHASLRALVIGHPIVSSIAEYTGHAESALHAPITEICTCWDIDHTFTEDNMKQFAVACSEGKLAGLHGLAYGEFVQGEHEDSSVIPGRASRLLMGWDSKEAHLQHKNSGSAIDDNIYYLLARNKGLEIYHVPLKKL; the protein is encoded by the exons ATGGCAGCAGTCTTTGAATCTCTTCTCATCAAGTTTAAACCCGTCCTTGTTGAACATGCCGAATCCCCTCCGGCCTCTTTCTCCTCCGTGACCGAGCACCTCAAGTCCATCCCGGGCGTTGAATCCGTCTATCTGGGTCGCCCTCTAGAGAAGCCTGACTACTGGTTCCTAGGCATTCGCTGGACCTCGCGTCCTGCCTATGACGCCTTCGTCTCCGGCTCTGCAGCCACCGACTGGCATGCCTCTCTGCGTGCTCTTGTGATTGGCCATCCTATCGTCAGCTCAATCGCAGAGTATACAGGTCATGCTGAATCTGCATTGCATGCACCCATCACTGAAATCTGTACATGCTGGGACATTGATCACACCTTTACAGAGGACAACATGAAGCAATTCGCTGTGGCTTGTAGTGAGGGTAAGCTGGCAGGTCTTCATGGCCTGGCATATGGCGAGTTTGTCCAGGGAGAACATGAGGACTCCTCGGTCATCCCTGGTCGTGCATCAAGGTTACTGATGGGCTGGGACAGCAAAGAAGCCCACTTACAGCACAAGAACAGTGGGAGTG CAATCGATGATAATATTTACTACCTGCTTGCTAGGAATAAGGGTCTCGAGATA TATCATGTGCCGCTCAAGAAGCTCTGA
- a CDS encoding hypothetical protein (TransMembrane:2 (i442-464o470-496i)), translating into MVTASDASEHVTSPSTIVADHNNSQNVPSNINLLTLNCWGLRYISTQRNARLDEIGRRIAHAVPTPQIVALQECFTQEDYEAIRHHTRQILPYGKFYHSGAFGGGLAILSHWPIEESTMFKYPLNGRPTAFWRGDWYVGKGIACAKIRFGPRRKDIVEVFNTHTHAPYEPEPVSTYSCHQVAQSWEMSKLLRGAAERGHLVVGMGDFNMFPLSVYHRVITGHAPVRDVWRVLHPDSSLGPAYHPSEQDRHRPLPTADFNLLENGVTSNSVYNTWRWNKNQQNRLNKGDVCEVPPDTIDPQGQRLDYIFASTGVDPDAPATTPGWIVKSAHVSMTERHPDLLCSLSDHFAVQATLTRHTPSPAPTPVDPRSETPSAALQTGAYLAPSSPASSIHSGDAAQTAIPDAQLNCGRSSNRDSLHPSTYDEILGMIQRYRARELQQRFWRGLHFFAALFIWIACLIAVWFSPENYVAFILMLISSLSLVAGVIDGLLSLLFFSWEIRGLKEFEWEIRNAKTVASGDPVALTESETYHSSGQRSKSQ; encoded by the exons ATGGTCACGGCAAGTGACGCCTCTGAGCATGTCACGTCGCCTTCTACCATAGTCGCCGACCACAACAATTCTCAGAATGTTCCGTCCAACATTAATCTCTTAACCCTAAACTGCTGGGGCCTTCGCTACATTTCGACGCAACGTAACGCGAGACTGGACGAAATTGGACGCAGAATCGCACACGCTGTGCCTACACCGCAGATCGTGGCTTTGCAAGAATGTTTCACTCAGGAGGATTATGAAGCTATCCGTCACCATACTCGTCAGATTCTTCCCTATGGAAAGTTTTATCATAGTGGCGCTTTCGGAGGTGGCCTCGCCATCTTGAGTCACTGGCCTATCGAGGAGAGTACTATGTTCAAATATCCCCTCAATGGACGTCCGACCGCTTTTTGGAGAGGAGACTGGTACGTGGGCAAGGGTATCGCCTGTGCGAAAATTCGATTTGGACCAAGACGGAAAGATATTGTTGAGGTCTTCAACACTCAC ACTCACGCCCCCTATGAGCCTGAACCCGTGAGTACGTACAGTTGTCATCAAGTTGCTCAGTCATGGGAAATGTCGAAACTTTTACGTGGCGCTGCCGAACGTGGACATCTTGTTGTTGGTATGGGTGATTTCAACATGTTTCCATTGTCCGTATATCATCGCGTCATTACGGGGCATGCGCCTGTTCGTGATGTCTGGCGCGTACTACATCCGGACAGCTCTCTCGGTCCCGCATACCACCCCTCTGAGCAGGATCGCCACCGGCCGTTACCAACAGCCGACTTCAACCTTCTCGAGAATGGAGTAACTAGTAACTCAGTTTACAACACCTGGCGCTGGAACAAGAATCAGCAGAACCGCCTCAACAAGGGCGACGTTTGTGAAGTCCCACCTGACACTATTGACCCGCAAGGCCAGCGCCTTGATTATATCTTTGCCTCGACTGGTGTCGACCCCGATGCTCCAGCAACGACCCCTGGTTGGATCGTAAAGTCCGCTCACGTTTCCATGACTGAACGACATCCCGACCTGCTTTGTTCGCTTTCCGATCACTTCGCCGTTCAGGCTACTCTCACCCGGCACACTCCTTCCCCAGCACCCACTCCAGTTGATCCACGCTCCGAGACTCCCTCTGCTGCTCTCCAGACAGGTGCCTACCTGGCTCCCAGCAGCCCAGCCAGCAGCATACACTCAGGAGACGCAGCGCAGACAGCCATTCCAGATGCCCAGCTCAATTGCGGTCGTTCTTCCAACCGTGACTCGCTGCACCCATCTACTTACGACGAAATTCTTGGCATGATTCAAAGGTATCGTGCCCGTGAACTTCAGCAACGTTTTTGGCGCGGGTTGCATTTCTTTGCTGCTCTGTTCATCTGGATCGCTTGTCTAATCGCTGTGTGGTTCAGCCCTGAGAATTATGTCGCGTTTATTCTCATGCTGATCAGCAGTCTGAGCTTAGTTGCTGGTGTTATCGATGGTCTGCTCTCcctgctcttcttctcgtgGGAGATTCGTGGTCTGAAAGAATTTGAGTGGGAAATTCGTAACGCCAAAACTGTGGCATCTGGTGACCCTGTTGCATTGACAGAGTCTGAAACATACCACAGTTCTGGGCAAAGGTCGAAATCTCAATGA